A genomic stretch from Bordetella sp. N includes:
- a CDS encoding CoA-acylating methylmalonate-semialdehyde dehydrogenase, whose protein sequence is MTDIPRLPLLIGGELVQSQTTQWRDVINPATQEVVAQVPFATQDELNRAVANAKEAYKTWRNAGQGTRMRVMLKFQQLLRDNTGKLAEMITREHGKTLPDAEGEVGRGLEVVEHACSIASLQLGEYAENAASGIDVYTLIQPLGVCAGITAFNFPVMLPCFMFPIAVSCGNTFILKPSEQDPTASLYLAQLALEAGLPPGVLNVVHGGPDIAMGICDHPDIKAVSFIGSTRVGTEIYHRASEAGKRCQAMMGAKNHCVVLPDADPEVVLNQLLGAAFGAAGQRCMATSVAVFVGKSREWLPEFVKRSRKLKVNNGTDRQADLGPLVSPSARKRVESLIQQGVDEGAQLLLDGRDIKISGFEKGNFVGPTVFSGVKGDMKIYTEEIFGPVLCVVEVETLEDAVAFINGNPNGNGVALFTQDGAAARYFQNEIDVGQVGINIPIPVPVAWFSFTGSRGSKLGDLGPNGKQAVQFWTQTKTITARWSGHGRTVNSTISMK, encoded by the coding sequence ATGACCGACATCCCCCGTTTGCCACTGCTGATCGGCGGTGAACTGGTTCAATCGCAGACCACGCAGTGGCGCGACGTCATCAATCCCGCGACCCAGGAGGTCGTGGCCCAGGTGCCCTTCGCGACCCAGGACGAACTGAACCGCGCCGTTGCCAATGCCAAGGAGGCCTATAAGACCTGGCGCAACGCCGGCCAGGGCACGCGCATGCGCGTGATGCTGAAATTCCAGCAGCTGCTGCGCGACAACACCGGCAAGCTGGCGGAGATGATCACGCGCGAGCATGGCAAGACCCTGCCGGATGCTGAAGGCGAGGTGGGGCGCGGCCTGGAAGTGGTCGAACATGCGTGCAGCATCGCCAGCCTGCAGCTGGGCGAGTATGCGGAGAACGCCGCGTCCGGCATCGATGTCTATACCCTGATCCAGCCCCTGGGGGTTTGCGCCGGCATCACCGCGTTCAATTTCCCGGTCATGCTGCCTTGCTTCATGTTTCCCATCGCCGTGTCCTGCGGCAATACCTTCATCCTGAAGCCTTCCGAGCAGGATCCGACGGCATCCTTGTATCTGGCGCAGCTGGCGCTGGAGGCGGGCTTGCCGCCGGGCGTGTTGAACGTGGTGCATGGCGGGCCGGATATCGCCATGGGCATTTGCGACCATCCCGATATCAAGGCGGTTTCCTTTATCGGATCGACGCGGGTGGGCACCGAGATCTATCACCGGGCTTCGGAGGCGGGCAAGCGCTGCCAGGCCATGATGGGGGCGAAGAACCATTGCGTGGTGCTGCCCGATGCGGATCCCGAAGTGGTGCTCAATCAGCTGTTGGGCGCGGCTTTCGGGGCGGCGGGCCAACGTTGCATGGCGACGTCGGTGGCGGTGTTCGTCGGCAAGTCGCGCGAATGGTTGCCGGAATTCGTCAAGCGTTCGCGCAAGCTGAAGGTGAATAACGGCACGGATCGGCAGGCTGACCTTGGCCCCTTGGTGTCGCCGTCCGCACGCAAGCGCGTGGAAAGTCTGATCCAGCAGGGCGTGGATGAGGGCGCGCAGTTGCTGCTGGATGGCCGCGATATCAAGATCAGCGGATTTGAGAAGGGCAATTTCGTCGGACCCACGGTGTTCTCGGGGGTCAAGGGCGATATGAAGATCTACACCGAGGAAATCTTCGGGCCGGTGCTGTGCGTGGTCGAAGTGGAGACGCTGGAGGACGCGGTGGCCTTCATCAACGGCAATCCCAATGGCAATGGCGTGGCGTTGTTCACGCAGGATGGGGCGGCGGCGCGTTATTTCCAGAACGAGATCGATGTCGGGCAGGTGGGGATCAATATCCCCATTCCGGTGCCGGTGGCCTGGTTCAGCTTCACCGGCTCGCGGGGATCCAAGCTGGGCGACCTGGGCCCCAACGGCAAGCAGGCGGTCCAGTTCTGGACGCAGACGAAAACCATCACCGCCCGCTGGTCCGGCCACGGCCGCACGGTCAACTCGACAATTTCGATGAAGTAG
- a CDS encoding DNA polymerase III subunit chi: MPRIDFAFGAPDRLRTACQVARKQYQAGQRLVVFCTDASRLAAFDRLLWALDDISFVPHVLATDALASVTPVLLTAADPARAFEAAGPEGTPPWLLNLDDNCPPGYDGYERVLEIVSQEDDDRQAARQRWRAYVAAGHEPQSHAIGGGAGGQRRAQSRDDSRGES; the protein is encoded by the coding sequence ATGCCTCGCATCGACTTTGCCTTCGGCGCCCCGGACCGCTTGCGCACGGCCTGCCAGGTCGCGCGCAAGCAGTACCAGGCGGGCCAGCGGCTGGTGGTGTTCTGCACCGATGCCAGCCGTCTGGCCGCTTTCGACCGCCTGTTGTGGGCTCTGGACGATATTTCCTTCGTCCCCCACGTGCTGGCCACCGACGCCCTGGCCAGCGTCACGCCCGTGCTGCTGACGGCCGCGGACCCCGCACGTGCCTTCGAGGCCGCCGGCCCCGAGGGCACGCCGCCCTGGCTGCTCAATTTGGACGACAACTGCCCACCCGGCTACGATGGGTACGAGCGGGTCCTCGAAATCGTTTCGCAGGAAGATGACGACCGCCAGGCCGCGCGGCAGCGCTGGCGCGCTTACGTGGCCGCCGGCCATGAACCGCAGAGTCACGCCATCGGTGGCGGGGCGGGCGGCCAGCGGCGCGCTCAATCGCGCGATGACTCGCGCGGTGAGTCGTAA
- a CDS encoding aldo/keto reductase, which produces MFTRRRLLQAALQAPLQTAWVTLPAALPASLLASAARAADSPMNQRPIPSTGEKLPTVGMGTADTFNVDPQGAELAPLEDVLKRLIASAGKNAVVDTAPSYGQAEAVTGELLARLKARDGIFLATKIGTTGRDSALRQVHNSQAMLKTQRLDLIQVHNLVDTVNQLALLRELKKSGVTRYVGITHYTESAQDELTRLVEREKPDFVQINLAVTDRGAEQRLLPACQAHGVAVLINRPFRDGALFRQVRGKTLPDWAKEIDCSSWAQLFLKFIIGHPAVTSVIPATSKPANMADNLLAGRGRLPDAAMRERIAALFT; this is translated from the coding sequence ATGTTCACTCGTCGTCGCTTGTTGCAAGCCGCTTTGCAAGCCCCTTTGCAAACCGCCTGGGTCACCCTTCCCGCCGCCTTGCCCGCCAGTCTCCTTGCCTCCGCCGCGCGCGCGGCGGACAGTCCCATGAACCAGCGCCCTATTCCCTCCACGGGGGAAAAACTGCCCACGGTGGGTATGGGCACGGCCGATACCTTCAATGTGGATCCCCAGGGGGCCGAGCTGGCCCCGCTGGAGGACGTGCTGAAACGCCTGATCGCGTCGGCGGGCAAGAACGCGGTGGTCGACACGGCTCCCAGCTACGGCCAGGCCGAAGCCGTCACCGGCGAATTGCTGGCGCGGCTCAAGGCCCGTGACGGCATTTTCCTGGCCACCAAGATAGGCACCACGGGCCGGGACTCGGCGCTGCGCCAGGTCCACAATTCGCAAGCCATGCTGAAGACCCAGCGGCTGGACCTGATCCAGGTCCACAACCTGGTCGATACGGTCAATCAGCTGGCCCTGCTGCGGGAATTGAAGAAGTCCGGCGTGACGCGTTACGTCGGCATCACCCATTACACGGAGTCGGCGCAGGACGAACTGACGCGTCTGGTCGAACGGGAAAAGCCAGATTTCGTGCAGATCAACCTGGCGGTGACCGACCGCGGCGCGGAGCAGCGCCTGCTGCCTGCTTGCCAGGCCCATGGCGTGGCGGTGCTGATCAACCGGCCGTTTCGCGACGGCGCCTTGTTTCGCCAGGTGCGCGGCAAGACGCTGCCGGATTGGGCCAAGGAAATCGATTGCAGCAGTTGGGCGCAATTGTTCCTGAAGTTCATCATCGGCCACCCCGCCGTCACCAGCGTCATCCCGGCCACGTCGAAGCCGGCCAATATGGCGGACAATCTGCTGGCGGGACGCGGCCGCCTGCCGGATGCCGCCATGCGGGAACGCATCGCGGCGCTGTTCACCTGA
- the lptF gene encoding LPS export ABC transporter permease LptF, with protein sequence MSLFKRSVVSEITSHAGVVFSTLVVVWLSVLLVRLLGEAAGGTIGADVVLGLATFSTITALPTIMTVALFIAVLTTVTRNYRESEMVVWFASGLSLADWLRPVMRVAIPVAFIVAVLTLEASPWAYRQIGEYRQRFEQRSDLSKVTAGQFGESSNGDRVFFAENPTDPHDELGHVFVRAIDPEWLSVLTADSAHTEVQPNGDRFLVLGAGHRYDMKPGSAEFRMVAFDHYGVRLESKTGSDPVEAARAAAERSSKARSTMQLVDDNTTSSWSQVMWRVSMPLAALNLALLAIPLGAVNPRLGRSGDLLISGLVALLYMNLINLVRAWISDGRIPFSVGSWAIHAVVLGFGIYLFHRRLRVKAPRDKGKPGKPPTPAAA encoded by the coding sequence ATGTCCCTATTCAAACGGTCTGTCGTCAGCGAGATCACGAGTCACGCAGGCGTTGTGTTCTCCACGCTGGTAGTAGTTTGGCTCAGTGTTCTGTTGGTGCGTCTGTTGGGCGAAGCCGCCGGCGGAACGATCGGTGCCGACGTGGTGCTGGGCCTGGCGACCTTCTCCACGATTACCGCCTTGCCCACCATCATGACCGTGGCGCTGTTCATCGCAGTGCTGACCACGGTCACCCGCAATTATCGCGAATCCGAGATGGTCGTCTGGTTCGCCAGCGGCCTGTCGCTGGCCGACTGGCTGCGGCCCGTCATGCGCGTGGCCATTCCGGTGGCGTTCATCGTGGCGGTGCTGACCCTGGAAGCGTCGCCCTGGGCGTATCGGCAGATCGGCGAGTATCGCCAGCGCTTCGAACAGCGTTCCGACCTGTCGAAGGTGACGGCCGGCCAATTTGGCGAGTCCAGCAACGGCGACCGCGTGTTTTTCGCGGAGAACCCCACCGATCCTCATGACGAGCTGGGCCATGTGTTCGTGCGCGCCATCGACCCGGAATGGCTCAGCGTGCTGACCGCCGACAGCGCGCACACCGAAGTCCAGCCCAATGGCGACCGCTTCCTGGTGCTGGGCGCGGGTCACCGCTATGACATGAAGCCGGGTTCGGCCGAGTTCCGCATGGTGGCATTCGACCATTACGGCGTGCGCCTGGAAAGCAAGACCGGCAGCGATCCGGTGGAGGCCGCCAGGGCCGCCGCAGAGCGTTCCAGCAAGGCCCGCTCCACCATGCAACTGGTGGACGACAACACCACCAGTTCGTGGTCGCAGGTGATGTGGCGGGTGTCGATGCCGCTGGCGGCCTTGAACCTGGCGCTGCTGGCGATTCCGCTGGGTGCGGTCAACCCGCGCCTGGGACGTTCCGGCGACCTGTTGATCTCCGGCCTGGTGGCCCTGCTGTACATGAACCTGATCAACCTGGTGCGGGCCTGGATCAGCGATGGGCGGATTCCGTTCAGCGTGGGTTCCTGGGCCATCCATGCGGTGGTGCTGGGCTTCGGTATCTATCTCTTCCACAGGCGCTTGCGGGTGAAGGCGCCACGGGACAAGGGCAAGCCGGGCAAACCGCCCACGCCGGCCGCGGCGTGA
- a CDS encoding LysR family transcriptional regulator translates to MLDWDSLRYFLAVARTQRVSAAARLLGVEHTTVARRVRALEAEMDILLFEKSRSAGFMLTEDGQRLFVHAEQMETCVHNARENLSGVGQALSGHMRIGATEGFGSYVLTPLAADFQRRYPHITLDILPVPRFVSLSKREADLAITIERPQRGPYVCSKLCDYALKLYGTPDYLARHPPIQHRDDLANHTFIGYVDELLFSERLRYLEDLLPASRVVLRSTSVIAQYHAALQGQSLAILPCFIAAQDPRLVPILEREISITRSFWMYCHEDLRKLKRVTLLWDFMRKSGLRNAPLLAGRAGALRYLQ, encoded by the coding sequence ATGCTGGACTGGGATAGCTTGCGATACTTCCTCGCCGTGGCCCGCACTCAACGCGTCAGCGCCGCCGCCCGCCTGCTGGGCGTGGAACACACCACCGTCGCCCGCCGGGTACGGGCGCTGGAAGCGGAAATGGACATCCTGCTGTTCGAGAAGTCCCGCAGCGCGGGCTTCATGCTCACCGAGGACGGCCAAAGGCTGTTCGTCCACGCCGAGCAAATGGAAACCTGCGTCCACAATGCGCGCGAGAACCTCTCCGGCGTAGGCCAGGCGCTATCGGGCCACATGCGCATCGGCGCCACGGAAGGCTTCGGCAGCTACGTCCTGACCCCGCTGGCCGCGGACTTCCAGCGCCGCTACCCCCACATCACCCTGGACATCCTGCCGGTGCCACGCTTCGTCAGCCTGTCCAAGCGCGAGGCCGACCTGGCCATCACCATCGAACGCCCCCAGCGCGGCCCCTATGTGTGCAGCAAGCTGTGCGACTACGCCCTGAAACTCTATGGCACGCCGGACTATCTGGCGCGTCACCCGCCCATCCAGCATCGCGACGACCTGGCCAACCACACCTTCATCGGCTATGTAGACGAATTGCTGTTCAGCGAACGCCTGCGCTATCTGGAGGACCTGCTGCCCGCCAGCCGGGTCGTGCTGCGCAGCACCAGCGTGATCGCCCAGTACCACGCGGCGCTGCAAGGGCAGTCCCTGGCCATCCTGCCCTGCTTCATCGCGGCGCAGGACCCGCGCCTGGTGCCCATCCTGGAGCGTGAAATCTCCATCACCCGCAGCTTCTGGATGTACTGCCATGAAGACCTGCGCAAACTGAAGCGGGTCACCCTGCTGTGGGATTTCATGCGCAAATCCGGGCTGCGCAACGCCCCCTTGCTGGCCGGCCGGGCTGGCGCCCTTCGCTATCTGCAATGA
- a CDS encoding LysR family transcriptional regulator encodes MTEKKRTELDWQDVRVFLALGRHGSLSAAARLLAVNHATIARRLRSLEATFGEKLAERRPSGYVLTPAGHRMLAAAGDMESAMQTLGRGGQDGTPRGLVRVNAPPALAMGFLIERMALIPGRFPGLDIDLAADVRAVSLDRHVADIAIRLGRPTDGDVVAKPLGSMAYGFYGTPEVCRRIKEGDEPVFVGFDEINADLPEAVWLARQHPQARVAFRANNQVGQAIAARTGVGLALLPHYIGRQDTRLRHHPMPATPPSREIWLLTRRLDRKNIAVRTVVDAVIQLFEENQGLFIA; translated from the coding sequence ATGACTGAGAAAAAACGCACAGAGCTGGATTGGCAGGATGTTCGCGTCTTTTTGGCGTTGGGACGTCATGGCAGTCTTTCGGCGGCGGCGCGGTTGCTGGCGGTCAATCACGCGACCATCGCGCGCCGGCTGCGGTCGTTGGAGGCAACGTTTGGGGAAAAGCTGGCCGAGCGCCGCCCATCGGGCTATGTGCTGACGCCCGCCGGGCATCGCATGCTGGCGGCGGCTGGCGATATGGAAAGCGCGATGCAGACGCTGGGCCGGGGCGGGCAGGACGGAACGCCGCGCGGGCTGGTGCGTGTCAACGCTCCACCAGCTTTGGCCATGGGCTTCCTGATCGAGCGGATGGCGCTGATACCGGGCCGTTTTCCCGGCCTGGATATCGACCTGGCTGCTGACGTAAGGGCGGTCAGCCTGGACCGCCATGTCGCCGACATCGCCATCCGTCTGGGGCGGCCGACGGATGGCGATGTGGTCGCCAAGCCCTTGGGCAGCATGGCCTATGGGTTTTACGGCACACCTGAAGTGTGCCGACGGATCAAGGAGGGCGACGAGCCGGTCTTTGTCGGCTTCGATGAAATCAATGCCGATCTGCCGGAAGCGGTATGGCTGGCGCGTCAACATCCGCAAGCGCGCGTAGCGTTCCGCGCCAACAACCAGGTCGGCCAGGCCATCGCCGCCCGCACCGGCGTCGGCCTGGCGCTGCTGCCGCACTACATTGGCCGCCAGGACACCAGACTACGGCACCACCCCATGCCAGCGACCCCGCCGTCCCGTGAAATCTGGCTCCTGACCCGCCGCCTCGACCGCAAGAACATCGCCGTCCGCACGGTCGTAGACGCAGTGATCCAGCTATTCGAGGAAAACCAGGGGCTGTTTATCGCGTGA
- a CDS encoding ABC transporter substrate-binding protein encodes MSLRASVLPALALAALPLATQAAPPAVKIGVLTDMSGNYAAMGGAGSVAAAQLAIDDCLATQCKGMKITLVSADNQNKADVGAARAREWFDQDNVNAVADLTNSAVALAVQGIAREKKRIALFSGPATTALTNKECSPTGFHWMFDTYSQSVAAAKATVANGGKSWYFITVDYAFGHALEADTAKAVKALGGTAVGSVRHPLNAPDFASYLLQAQSSKAQVVALANGGQDTVNAVKQAREFGIVSGGQRLVSLLVFLSDLRALGLQNAQGLSYVDGFYWDYDDASRKWSAQFEKAFRGLKPTMTQAGVYSSVLHYLRAVAAAGTTDADKVAAQMRAMPIDDPIMRHATIRPDGRVIHDMYLYQVKTPAESKGEWDYSRLISVIPAADAFQPLADSTCPLVQQTARQ; translated from the coding sequence CTGTCCTTGCGAGCATCCGTGCTGCCGGCGCTGGCTCTGGCCGCGCTGCCGCTAGCGACCCAGGCCGCTCCCCCGGCCGTAAAAATCGGCGTCCTGACCGACATGTCGGGCAACTATGCCGCCATGGGCGGCGCCGGCTCGGTCGCCGCCGCGCAACTGGCCATCGATGATTGTCTGGCCACGCAATGCAAGGGCATGAAGATCACGCTGGTGTCGGCCGACAACCAGAACAAGGCCGACGTCGGCGCGGCGCGCGCACGCGAATGGTTCGACCAGGACAACGTCAATGCCGTCGCCGACCTGACCAATTCCGCGGTCGCGCTGGCGGTGCAAGGCATCGCCCGCGAAAAGAAACGCATAGCCTTGTTCTCCGGCCCCGCCACCACCGCGCTGACCAACAAGGAATGCTCGCCCACCGGCTTCCACTGGATGTTCGACACCTATTCGCAATCGGTGGCGGCGGCCAAGGCCACGGTGGCCAATGGCGGCAAGTCCTGGTACTTCATCACCGTCGATTACGCCTTCGGCCATGCGCTGGAAGCCGACACCGCCAAGGCCGTGAAAGCGCTGGGCGGCACCGCGGTGGGCAGCGTGCGCCATCCCCTCAACGCACCAGATTTCGCGTCCTATCTATTGCAGGCGCAGTCCTCCAAGGCGCAGGTCGTGGCCCTGGCCAATGGCGGCCAGGACACGGTCAATGCCGTCAAGCAGGCGCGTGAATTCGGCATCGTCTCCGGTGGCCAGCGCCTGGTGTCCTTGCTGGTCTTCCTGTCCGATCTGCGCGCGCTGGGCCTGCAGAACGCGCAAGGCCTGTCCTATGTCGACGGCTTCTATTGGGACTATGACGACGCGTCGCGCAAGTGGTCGGCGCAGTTCGAGAAAGCCTTCCGCGGACTGAAGCCGACGATGACCCAGGCCGGCGTCTACTCCAGCGTGCTGCATTACCTGCGTGCCGTAGCGGCGGCGGGTACCACGGACGCCGACAAGGTGGCGGCGCAGATGCGCGCCATGCCCATCGACGATCCCATCATGCGTCACGCCACCATTCGGCCCGATGGCCGGGTGATCCACGACATGTATCTCTACCAGGTGAAGACGCCGGCCGAATCGAAAGGCGAATGGGACTACTCACGGCTGATATCGGTGATTCCCGCCGCCGATGCCTTCCAGCCCCTGGCCGATTCCACCTGCCCGCTGGTGCAGCAGACGGCGCGCCAATAG
- a CDS encoding SDR family NAD(P)-dependent oxidoreductase — protein MSNTHTTPKVAIVTGASQGLGAGIALAYRKLDYAVVANSRNIAPSSDDTLVTVAGDIGDRATARKIVDTAIERFGRIDTLINNAGIFISKPFTDYTVEDYTQALHVNLDGFFHITQAVLPHMLRQESGHIVQITTTLVNQAIAGVSAGLASLTKGGLDAATRGLAIEYAKQGIRVNAVAPGIVKTPMHPAQTHEVLARLHPMGRMGEIDDIVEAVLYLERAGFVTGETLNVDGGQHAGRW, from the coding sequence ATGAGCAACACCCACACCACCCCCAAGGTCGCCATCGTTACCGGCGCGTCGCAAGGCCTCGGCGCTGGCATCGCCCTGGCCTACCGCAAGCTTGACTATGCCGTCGTCGCCAACTCCCGCAACATCGCCCCATCCAGCGACGACACGCTGGTCACGGTCGCAGGTGACATCGGTGACCGCGCCACCGCGCGCAAGATCGTCGACACCGCCATCGAACGCTTCGGCCGAATCGACACCCTGATCAACAACGCAGGCATCTTCATCAGCAAGCCCTTCACCGATTACACGGTCGAGGACTACACCCAGGCCCTGCACGTGAACCTGGATGGTTTCTTTCACATCACCCAAGCCGTGCTGCCCCATATGCTGCGGCAGGAAAGCGGCCATATCGTGCAGATCACCACGACGCTGGTCAACCAGGCCATCGCTGGCGTGTCCGCGGGGCTGGCCTCGCTGACCAAGGGCGGACTGGACGCCGCCACCCGTGGTCTGGCGATCGAATACGCCAAGCAAGGCATACGCGTGAATGCCGTGGCACCCGGCATCGTCAAGACACCGATGCACCCGGCGCAAACGCACGAAGTCCTGGCCCGGCTGCATCCCATGGGCCGGATGGGCGAGATCGACGACATCGTCGAGGCGGTGCTGTATCTTGAACGCGCCGGCTTCGTCACTGGTGAAACGTTGAATGTCGACGGCGGCCAGCACGCCGGCCGCTGGTAA
- a CDS encoding leucyl aminopeptidase encodes MEFSTHSTASLHQIKTAALALGVYADGIMSPAAELIDRASNGAVREVVKSEFRGRTGSTLVLRALPGVTAQRVVLVGLGKQADYAARAHASAEQGFAAYLVSAQLAEGVSTLSANVYADSTVRARARAAAIAAGSATYHYDATFGKPDRDARPKLKKITHVVERSDASQAQAGLREGGAIANGMELARTLGNLPGNVATPTYLGETAKKLGRDFKSLKVEVLERKQIEALGMGSFLSVARGSDEPPRFIVLRHTPPKPAGTRKTAAKEGAGPVVLVGKGITFDSGGISIKPAATMDEMKFDMCGAASVLGTFRALAELELPFEVVGLIASCENMPSGKANKPGDVVTTMSGQTVEILNTDAEGRLVLCDALTYAERFKPSAVIDIATLTGACVVALGGVNSGLFSKDDTLADALLQAGRDSLDPAWRMPLDDAYQDQLKSNFADIANIGGPPAGAVTAACFLSRFTKAYSWAHLDIAGTAWKGGKDKGSTGRPVPLLMQYLLNQA; translated from the coding sequence ATGGAATTTAGCACACACAGCACCGCCTCCTTGCATCAGATCAAGACCGCCGCGCTGGCGCTGGGCGTTTACGCCGACGGCATCATGTCACCCGCCGCCGAGCTGATCGACCGTGCCAGCAACGGCGCCGTTCGTGAAGTCGTAAAAAGCGAATTCCGCGGCCGCACCGGCAGCACCCTCGTCTTGCGCGCCCTGCCCGGCGTCACCGCCCAGCGCGTGGTGCTGGTCGGCCTGGGCAAGCAGGCCGACTACGCGGCGCGTGCCCACGCGTCCGCCGAGCAAGGTTTTGCCGCCTACCTGGTGTCGGCCCAGCTGGCCGAGGGGGTTTCCACCCTGTCCGCCAACGTCTACGCCGACTCCACCGTGCGGGCGCGCGCCCGCGCCGCGGCCATCGCCGCCGGCAGCGCCACCTACCATTACGACGCCACGTTCGGTAAACCCGACCGTGATGCGCGCCCCAAGCTGAAAAAGATCACCCACGTGGTCGAACGCAGCGACGCCAGCCAGGCCCAGGCCGGTCTGCGTGAAGGCGGCGCCATCGCCAATGGCATGGAACTGGCCCGCACCCTGGGCAACCTGCCCGGCAACGTCGCCACCCCCACCTATCTGGGTGAAACCGCCAAGAAGCTGGGCCGCGACTTCAAGTCGCTCAAGGTCGAGGTGCTGGAGCGCAAGCAGATCGAAGCCCTGGGCATGGGCTCCTTCCTGTCCGTGGCGCGCGGCTCCGACGAACCGCCGCGCTTCATCGTGCTGCGCCACACGCCGCCCAAGCCGGCCGGCACGCGCAAGACCGCCGCCAAGGAAGGCGCCGGTCCGGTGGTGCTGGTGGGTAAAGGCATCACCTTCGATTCGGGCGGCATCTCGATCAAGCCGGCCGCCACCATGGACGAAATGAAGTTCGACATGTGCGGCGCCGCCAGCGTGCTGGGCACGTTCCGCGCCCTGGCTGAACTGGAGCTGCCCTTCGAGGTCGTCGGCCTGATCGCCAGCTGCGAAAACATGCCCAGCGGCAAGGCCAACAAGCCGGGCGACGTGGTCACCACCATGTCCGGCCAGACCGTCGAGATCCTCAATACGGATGCCGAAGGCCGCCTGGTCCTGTGCGATGCCCTGACCTACGCCGAACGCTTCAAACCGTCCGCCGTGATCGACATCGCGACGCTCACCGGCGCCTGCGTGGTGGCCCTGGGCGGCGTCAACAGCGGCCTGTTCTCCAAGGACGACACCCTGGCCGACGCCCTGCTCCAGGCGGGTCGCGACTCGCTCGATCCCGCCTGGCGCATGCCCCTGGACGACGCCTATCAGGACCAGCTGAAGTCCAATTTCGCCGATATTGCCAACATCGGCGGCCCCCCGGCCGGCGCGGTCACGGCGGCCTGCTTCCTGTCGCGCTTCACCAAGGCTTATAGCTGGGCGCACCTGGACATCGCCGGCACCGCGTGGAAAGGCGGCAAGGACAAGGGCTCGACCGGCCGGCCGGTGCCCCTGCTGATGCAATACCTGTTGAACCAGGCGTGA
- a CDS encoding Bax inhibitor-1/YccA family protein — protein sequence MNDYRPSPFNRTGTIAGAPGEVVRNRVLRNTYWLLAVSLIPTVLGSAVGLYTGINQVMAASPGMSAIIFLLGAFGLMYAIERNKNNGMGVALLLGFTFFMGVMLSRLLGFVLGMQNGSQLIMMAFGGTAVVFGAMATLSTTIKRDLSGMQKWLFAGAIVILVAALANIFLQLPAMMLAISTLAVVIFSAFMLVDLQRVVNGGETNYVSATLAIYLDVYNVFSNLLVLLSAFSGGNRN from the coding sequence ATGAACGATTATCGTCCGTCCCCGTTTAACCGTACCGGCACCATTGCCGGCGCGCCGGGCGAAGTGGTCCGTAACCGCGTCCTGCGTAATACGTATTGGTTGCTGGCCGTGTCGCTCATCCCTACCGTCCTCGGTTCCGCGGTGGGTCTCTACACCGGCATCAACCAGGTCATGGCGGCGAGCCCGGGCATGTCGGCCATCATCTTCCTGTTGGGTGCCTTCGGCCTGATGTACGCCATCGAGCGCAACAAGAACAACGGCATGGGCGTGGCCCTGCTGCTGGGCTTCACGTTCTTCATGGGCGTCATGCTGTCGCGCCTGCTCGGCTTCGTGCTGGGCATGCAGAACGGCTCGCAGCTGATCATGATGGCCTTCGGCGGCACCGCGGTGGTGTTCGGCGCCATGGCAACCTTGTCGACCACCATCAAGCGTGACCTGTCCGGCATGCAGAAGTGGTTGTTCGCGGGCGCCATCGTCATCCTGGTGGCGGCGCTGGCCAACATCTTCCTGCAATTGCCCGCCATGATGCTGGCCATCTCCACCCTGGCCGTGGTGATCTTCTCCGCCTTCATGCTGGTCGACCTGCAGCGCGTGGTCAACGGCGGTGAAACCAACTACGTCAGCGCCACGCTGGCCATCTACCTGGACGTGTACAACGTCTTCAGCAACCTGCTGGTGCTGCTGAGCGCCTTCAGCGGCGGCAACCGGAACTGA
- a CDS encoding 4-oxalocrotonate tautomerase family protein: MPYVNIKVTREGTTPGATATTAAQKQALIKGVSDLLFEVLGKPQASTFVVIDEVEMENWGVGGVTVPEYRAKQRGGAAEPGKKDS, from the coding sequence ATGCCCTACGTCAACATCAAAGTCACCCGCGAAGGCACCACGCCCGGTGCCACTGCCACCACAGCGGCGCAGAAGCAAGCCCTGATCAAGGGTGTCAGCGATCTGCTCTTCGAGGTCCTCGGCAAGCCGCAAGCCTCGACCTTCGTCGTCATTGATGAAGTGGAGATGGAAAACTGGGGCGTCGGCGGCGTCACGGTGCCCGAATACCGCGCGAAGCAGCGCGGGGGCGCGGCAGAGCCAGGGAAGAAGGATAGCTAG